The following coding sequences lie in one Silvanigrella aquatica genomic window:
- a CDS encoding S41 family peptidase, which produces MFKKKSPKFTKSIIIASIFIISCKKNDDNSNLNHSNQDLTNQNYKSENSITKWTLPQLSIEEKSNLVNSVQIVFNDYYVNRLQKIKDYNYDALEEANKLNKNMSSEELLTSTMDIFRNIRDLHTGFIYPYPARCFISGFPISTKLSYDENGKNEKLVIANKLTNNPNFTDPDDVKNFNELQPLDEILSIGNLGVEGYSSDEMSSKDAIEILGYLGRGANKDAYKTRAVQKFFSRNGGYMHPPEGRFTLRIKRASDGIIVVYTFPWQSYISNAPNCATLKNSKSLNLVQNKITNNLNYNSYVLNYNKKNIEESVRDFYDSNNKDSNLNIISKIIERNGKNFALIRINSFIPNGNFDLNDYVTSRKKIHEEVYSIKNFIDKNKNNISGVIFDVRENGGGYGSFPQLIANMFTSTFVENIKVKPLVSKTNRDTFYNLEMSRYFGRKGSNDPLPNPILDTIQLMDKIIKERPYDVSKRKVLLQAADRYDGDENDSLPSDYSKENNDILKPILTNKPIAVLTNSNCFSACDVFTSIFKDYKIARIFSETMHTGGGGANVIEWADFLKPVVIDELGTTTSMIPNGKALPRGSEIRFAWNKIKRINDNRLEQYIEGVGVIADYVYKPTTDDVITKGQKIINKIMDDMIDPMNSKKFYLDR; this is translated from the coding sequence ATGTTCAAAAAAAAATCACCAAAATTTACTAAATCAATTATTATTGCATCAATATTCATAATTTCATGTAAAAAAAATGATGATAATTCTAATTTAAATCATAGTAATCAAGATCTCACAAATCAAAATTACAAGTCTGAAAATTCAATTACAAAATGGACACTTCCTCAGCTTTCTATCGAAGAAAAAAGCAATTTAGTGAATTCTGTGCAAATTGTTTTTAATGATTATTATGTCAACCGTCTTCAAAAAATAAAAGATTATAATTACGATGCTCTTGAAGAAGCAAATAAATTAAATAAAAATATGTCGTCTGAAGAATTATTAACAAGTACTATGGATATTTTTAGAAATATAAGAGATCTGCATACCGGTTTTATTTACCCCTACCCTGCCCGATGCTTCATATCGGGTTTTCCTATTAGTACAAAACTTTCATACGATGAAAATGGAAAAAATGAAAAGTTAGTTATTGCCAATAAATTAACAAATAATCCTAATTTTACAGATCCCGATGATGTTAAAAATTTTAATGAGCTGCAACCTCTAGATGAAATATTATCCATTGGAAATTTAGGTGTCGAAGGTTATTCCAGCGATGAAATGTCAAGCAAAGATGCCATAGAAATTCTGGGTTATTTGGGTCGAGGGGCAAATAAAGATGCCTATAAAACCAGAGCAGTACAAAAATTCTTTTCAAGAAATGGGGGCTATATGCACCCCCCCGAAGGTCGCTTTACTTTACGAATTAAAAGAGCATCCGACGGTATTATCGTTGTATATACATTTCCTTGGCAAAGTTATATTTCAAACGCTCCTAATTGTGCTACATTAAAAAATAGTAAATCATTAAATTTAGTTCAAAATAAAATCACCAATAATTTAAATTATAATTCATATGTTTTGAATTATAACAAAAAAAACATTGAAGAATCGGTTCGTGACTTTTATGACTCAAATAATAAAGATTCGAACTTAAATATTATATCAAAAATAATTGAAAGAAATGGGAAAAATTTTGCACTTATACGAATAAACTCTTTTATTCCAAATGGAAATTTCGACCTAAATGATTATGTCACATCCCGTAAAAAAATTCATGAAGAAGTCTATTCTATAAAAAATTTTATTGATAAAAATAAAAATAATATTTCTGGTGTCATATTTGATGTCCGTGAAAATGGTGGAGGATACGGAAGTTTTCCTCAATTAATTGCAAATATGTTTACTTCAACTTTTGTAGAAAATATTAAAGTAAAACCTCTCGTTTCAAAAACAAACAGAGATACATTTTATAACCTAGAAATGTCACGATATTTTGGAAGAAAAGGCTCAAACGATCCCCTTCCTAATCCTATTTTAGATACAATTCAACTAATGGATAAAATTATTAAAGAAAGACCCTATGATGTATCTAAAAGAAAAGTTTTGCTCCAAGCTGCTGATAGATACGATGGTGATGAAAATGATTCTTTACCTTCTGATTATAGCAAAGAAAATAACGATATATTAAAGCCTATTCTGACGAATAAACCCATTGCTGTATTGACAAATAGCAATTGTTTTTCAGCATGCGATGTTTTCACTTCCATTTTTAAGGATTATAAAATAGCAAGAATTTTTAGTGAAACAATGCACACAGGAGGAGGAGGCGCTAATGTTATTGAGTGGGCAGATTTTTTAAAGCCCGTTGTTATTGACGAATTAGGCACAACGACTTCAATGATACCAAACGGAAAAGCTCTTCCTAGAGGAAGTGAAATTCGCTTTGCTTGGAATAAAATAAAACGCATAAATGACAATCGTTTGGAACAATATATTGAAGGAGTTGGAGTTATTGCTGATTACGTTTATAAACCCACAACAGATGATGTGATAACAAAAGGACAAAAGATTATAAATAAAATAATGGATGATATGATTGATCCTATGAACTCTAAAAAGTTTTATTTGGATAGATAG
- a CDS encoding PhoH family protein, whose protein sequence is MKKKFVIDTNVLLSNPSAIFSFEDNDVYIPISVIEELDTFKKGLSETGRNARHFSRILDDLRERGSLSIGIPLFNDRKDSGKVYVVLESDMALLPAHFERKPDNLILSVALILKKQVGNMPVILITKDSNLRIKADALGVSVSDFEADKVNIEELYTGIVEFEVESEILKKYLSSGSVSLEEYELMPNQYVILRDAKDPLQFVYGKYDHVTGNLKNLNLGGKDFVWGIYPRNLEQSFALDLLLDDDVKLVTLVGTAGTGKTLLAIAAGLEKTTDESKYQKLLVSRPIFPLGRDVGYLPGTLEEKLNPWMQPIFDNLELLLGGVSQGRQKRLSQSYHELINQGILEVEPLTYIRGRSIPNQYFIVDEAQNLTPHEIKTILTRAGENTKIILTGDPYQIDNPYVDAASNGLTYVVERMKQEAIAGHVSLVKGERSALATIAATLL, encoded by the coding sequence TTGAAAAAGAAATTTGTAATAGACACAAACGTGTTGTTATCCAATCCAAGTGCCATTTTCTCTTTTGAAGATAATGATGTGTATATTCCTATCTCCGTTATTGAGGAGTTGGACACATTTAAAAAAGGACTCAGTGAGACTGGGAGAAACGCAAGACATTTTTCGAGAATATTAGATGATTTGCGTGAACGGGGTTCTTTAAGTATTGGAATTCCTCTCTTTAATGATCGAAAAGACAGTGGAAAAGTATATGTTGTTCTCGAATCCGATATGGCACTTTTACCGGCACATTTTGAAAGAAAGCCCGATAATTTAATACTGAGTGTCGCACTTATATTAAAGAAACAGGTTGGAAATATGCCTGTTATTCTTATTACAAAAGATTCAAATTTACGTATTAAGGCTGACGCTTTAGGTGTGAGTGTTTCTGACTTTGAGGCTGACAAAGTAAATATTGAAGAATTATATACTGGTATTGTTGAATTTGAAGTAGAATCAGAAATATTAAAAAAATATTTATCTTCTGGTTCTGTTTCTTTAGAAGAATATGAATTGATGCCCAATCAATATGTTATTCTTCGTGATGCTAAGGATCCACTCCAATTTGTTTATGGTAAATATGATCACGTGACAGGAAATCTTAAAAATTTAAATTTAGGTGGTAAAGACTTTGTCTGGGGAATTTATCCCAGAAATTTAGAGCAAAGTTTTGCCTTAGATTTATTGCTTGACGATGATGTTAAGCTTGTTACATTAGTGGGAACTGCTGGTACAGGTAAAACATTACTTGCGATTGCAGCGGGACTTGAAAAAACAACCGATGAGTCAAAATATCAAAAACTATTAGTGAGCAGACCTATTTTTCCCTTAGGTCGAGATGTTGGTTATTTACCAGGAACTCTCGAAGAAAAATTAAATCCTTGGATGCAGCCTATTTTTGATAATTTAGAATTATTATTAGGTGGAGTTTCGCAGGGGAGACAAAAACGTCTTTCGCAGAGTTATCATGAATTAATCAATCAAGGAATTCTTGAGGTAGAGCCGTTAACTTATATCCGGGGACGCTCCATTCCAAATCAATATTTTATTGTGGATGAAGCACAAAATTTAACTCCTCATGAAATTAAAACTATTTTAACGCGTGCTGGTGAAAATACAAAAATTATTTTAACAGGGGATCCCTATCAAATTGATAATCCCTATGTCGATGCCGCATCAAATGGTTTAACTTATGTTGTGGAACGGATGAAGCAGGAAGCCATTGCGGGACATGTTTCTTTAGTGAAGGGAGAACGTTCCGCCTTGGCAACTATTGCGGCGACGTTATTATAG
- a CDS encoding cache domain-containing protein yields MHILKQILNNIHSLKVSIGFAVLAAIPLMLVFLFFTLPSYQARIELSKKNSVQTALEAVFNTLQFYYDKEKSGEISEQQAQKFASEELKILRYGNNEYFWINDLHPTMIMHPFIPNLIGKDLSDMKDPTGKKIFQEMVQTVQNYGSGFVDYMWPKPGSAEPQPKTSYVKLFKPWNWMIGHGVYADDIAIEVRKVRNENLLWFAIATILAIFVSLWSGTQQLIKVILPVQQVIQTLKEETDELMSTANELNETSQVLNSAGSSQASSIHETAAAMTQMNEMIAKTAASAKQSSSLSARTKQTVEQSLNSLESLNEAMKEIKVAQNGMKETIAINLEKMKEVASIINQISEKTKVINDIVFQTKLLSFNASVEAARAGESGKGFAVVAEEVGNLAKLSGNASIEISSIVSTSNQRVVELNQIFKENFSTAIEQVSKSLEIGLKNTKNSLEMLTSVVEMATESSEMAETISTANMEQSKGSKEATNALVLMEQTSQKMNKIVEQTDNYASHLLKCSQELTKLSDELNKIVSVKAANMS; encoded by the coding sequence ATGCATATTCTAAAACAGATTTTAAATAATATTCATTCACTAAAAGTTTCAATAGGTTTTGCGGTTTTAGCAGCCATACCCTTAATGCTGGTTTTTCTTTTTTTTACGTTACCTTCTTATCAGGCGCGCATTGAATTATCTAAAAAAAACTCCGTTCAAACCGCACTAGAAGCTGTGTTTAATACGTTGCAATTTTATTATGACAAAGAAAAATCAGGTGAAATATCAGAACAACAAGCTCAAAAATTCGCTTCAGAAGAATTAAAAATTTTAAGATATGGTAACAATGAATATTTTTGGATTAATGACCTGCATCCCACAATGATTATGCATCCATTCATACCTAATTTAATAGGAAAAGATCTTTCTGATATGAAAGACCCTACGGGGAAAAAAATTTTTCAAGAAATGGTACAAACTGTACAAAACTATGGCTCAGGTTTTGTCGATTACATGTGGCCTAAACCGGGTTCCGCTGAACCACAGCCAAAAACTTCATATGTTAAGTTATTCAAACCATGGAATTGGATGATTGGTCACGGCGTTTATGCAGACGATATTGCCATTGAAGTAAGAAAAGTCAGAAATGAAAATCTTCTTTGGTTTGCTATTGCCACGATTTTAGCTATTTTTGTTTCTTTATGGTCAGGAACACAACAACTTATCAAAGTCATATTACCCGTTCAGCAGGTGATACAAACACTCAAAGAAGAAACTGATGAACTTATGTCAACAGCAAACGAATTGAATGAGACTTCTCAAGTGCTCAACTCTGCAGGATCAAGCCAAGCCTCATCAATCCATGAAACGGCCGCAGCAATGACCCAAATGAACGAAATGATTGCGAAAACAGCGGCATCTGCAAAACAATCATCCTCATTATCTGCAAGAACAAAACAAACTGTTGAGCAAAGTTTAAATTCGTTAGAATCCCTAAACGAAGCCATGAAAGAAATCAAAGTTGCACAAAATGGAATGAAAGAAACAATCGCAATAAATTTAGAAAAAATGAAAGAAGTGGCTTCAATAATAAATCAAATATCTGAAAAAACAAAAGTCATTAATGATATTGTTTTTCAAACAAAACTATTATCATTTAACGCCTCTGTTGAAGCAGCACGTGCCGGTGAATCCGGAAAAGGATTTGCCGTAGTCGCAGAAGAAGTAGGAAACTTAGCAAAATTAAGTGGCAACGCCTCCATTGAAATTTCATCTATAGTGTCAACATCAAATCAAAGAGTAGTTGAACTCAACCAAATATTTAAAGAAAATTTTTCGACTGCCATTGAACAAGTTTCAAAATCATTAGAGATTGGTTTGAAAAACACAAAAAATTCTCTTGAAATGCTAACAAGTGTCGTTGAAATGGCAACAGAATCCAGTGAGATGGCAGAAACAATTAGCACTGCCAATATGGAACAATCCAAAGGAAGTAAAGAAGCGACAAATGCTCTTGTTTTAATGGAACAAACAAGTCAAAAAATGAATAAAATTGTAGAACAGACAGACAATTATGCTAGTCATCTTCTAAAATGTTCGCAAGAACTCACAAAATTATCAGATGAATTAAATAAAATTGTTTCAGTCAAAGCAGCAAACATGTCTTGA
- a CDS encoding ParB/RepB/Spo0J family partition protein — MTTTANGSEPQNYEKQKAMTFNQKFSDQSKNYYQNQIIEYISINSLMPLENQPRYNFDPESLEDLAQSIRTYGILQPIIVSTDNNDKVTIIAGERRWRAAKIAGLDKIPCIVRELHDHSKLELALIENIQRESLSALEEAHSFKQLIEEHNYSQEALATRIGKSRATIANTIRLLSLPEKIQNDLHTKVITSGHARALCSFDNEKLQLKAHSIIVKKKLSVRQTEDLVKTLRSEKNQKTLTDSISPDLRYICDQYKGLLGTKVKITGDTNKGKIEISYYTLDDLERISELILGNLITTNK, encoded by the coding sequence ATGACCACAACTGCCAATGGATCAGAACCCCAAAATTACGAAAAGCAAAAAGCGATGACCTTCAATCAAAAATTTTCAGACCAATCTAAAAACTACTACCAAAACCAAATCATTGAATATATTTCAATAAATTCTCTTATGCCTTTAGAAAATCAACCGAGATACAATTTCGATCCTGAAAGTCTAGAAGATTTAGCACAAAGCATACGAACCTATGGTATTTTGCAACCTATTATTGTTTCAACAGATAACAACGATAAGGTAACAATTATTGCTGGTGAAAGACGCTGGCGCGCCGCAAAAATAGCAGGACTTGATAAAATTCCCTGCATTGTCAGAGAACTCCACGACCATTCAAAACTAGAGCTTGCCCTCATTGAAAATATTCAAAGAGAATCACTTTCTGCATTGGAAGAAGCGCATTCCTTTAAGCAACTCATTGAAGAGCATAACTATTCTCAAGAAGCTCTTGCGACACGCATAGGAAAAAGCAGAGCGACTATAGCAAATACGATCCGCTTGCTTTCTCTACCTGAGAAAATACAAAACGATTTACATACAAAGGTGATTACATCAGGTCATGCAAGAGCCTTATGCTCTTTTGATAATGAAAAATTACAATTAAAAGCGCATTCCATCATTGTTAAAAAGAAATTATCGGTCAGACAAACGGAAGATCTGGTCAAAACACTGCGCTCTGAAAAAAATCAAAAAACCCTTACGGATTCCATATCTCCCGATCTGAGATACATATGCGATCAATACAAAGGTCTTCTTGGTACAAAAGTAAAAATTACCGGTGATACGAATAAAGGTAAAATTGAAATCAGCTACTATACTCTTGATGATCTGGAAAGAATTTCCGAATTAATTCTAGGAAATTTAATCACTACAAACAAATAA
- the atpH gene encoding ATP synthase F1 subunit delta has product MNKFSGPLARRYGNALFECAIDAANKEDSSLFDQYIDCSRILLSVFDKKMRSFFINPTLSYEEKISLLDTVLDKVFSGGKKIPTDLFGFLKIMLENNRFSELPAVLKNFLLKADEHKGVARVKIISASHLNDAGTVDFSSVLESALNKKIIIEAEVDESLRSGFIIKVGNTNVDASLRSRLLNLKESLS; this is encoded by the coding sequence ATGAATAAATTTTCAGGCCCTTTGGCAAGACGTTATGGAAATGCGCTTTTTGAATGCGCCATTGACGCGGCAAATAAAGAGGATTCCAGTCTATTTGATCAATATATAGATTGTTCTCGCATATTATTGTCCGTTTTTGATAAGAAAATGAGATCTTTTTTTATAAATCCAACTTTATCTTATGAAGAAAAAATCAGTCTTCTTGATACTGTTTTGGATAAAGTATTTTCTGGAGGTAAGAAAATACCAACAGATTTATTCGGTTTTTTAAAGATCATGCTTGAAAATAATCGTTTTTCTGAGCTTCCTGCTGTGTTAAAAAACTTTCTGCTTAAAGCGGATGAGCACAAAGGTGTTGCTCGAGTTAAAATTATCTCGGCAAGTCATCTTAACGACGCGGGAACGGTTGATTTTAGTTCTGTTCTTGAGTCTGCATTAAATAAAAAAATTATTATTGAGGCCGAAGTGGATGAGTCATTGCGCTCTGGTTTCATTATTAAAGTTGGAAATACAAACGTAGATGCGAGTTTGCGGTCTCGTCTTTTGAATCTTAAAGAGTCTTTGAGTTAG
- the atpA gene encoding F0F1 ATP synthase subunit alpha → MERIRVDEISELLKQKIQAFGQKADVSEVGRVVSIADGMASIFGLEKAMISELIQFENGVKGIVLNLEESSVGVAVFEGADTVREGMQVRRTGKVNSIPVGPQLLGRVINALGEPIDGLGDLNTTETAVVETKAPGIMARKSVHEPMQTGIKSIDSMIPIGRGQRELIIGDRQTGKTAIAVDTIINQKGNGVKCVYVAIGQKYSTIAQVVEKLRRAGALEYTTIVVAGASEAATLQFMAPYTGCTIGEYFRDRGEHAVVFYDDLTKHAQAYRELSLLLRRPPGREAYPGDVFYLHSRLLERACKLNDELGAGSLTAFPIIETQANDISAYIPTNVISITDGQIFLEADLFNAGMRPAVNAGLSVSRVGGAAQTAAMKQVAGNLRLELAQYRELAAFAQFGSDLDAATRKQISRGQRLTELLKQAQYSPLPMEKQVLTIFAAINGYLDNIEVRFVGAFERQMLNYFEATHKKILDEIASGKKMNNELQAEIKKALDDFAKRFEPNASKS, encoded by the coding sequence ATGGAGCGTATCCGAGTTGATGAAATTAGCGAATTATTAAAACAAAAAATTCAGGCTTTTGGTCAAAAGGCGGATGTGTCTGAAGTAGGACGCGTTGTTTCTATTGCAGACGGCATGGCGAGCATTTTTGGTCTTGAAAAAGCAATGATAAGCGAGCTGATTCAATTTGAAAACGGGGTAAAAGGAATTGTTCTTAACCTCGAAGAATCAAGTGTGGGCGTTGCTGTTTTTGAAGGCGCCGATACAGTACGCGAAGGCATGCAAGTGCGTCGTACGGGCAAAGTAAACAGTATTCCCGTGGGACCACAGCTATTAGGTCGTGTCATCAACGCTCTTGGTGAACCGATTGATGGCCTTGGCGATCTCAACACGACTGAAACAGCTGTTGTTGAAACCAAAGCCCCTGGTATTATGGCACGTAAGAGCGTCCATGAACCTATGCAAACTGGAATTAAGTCCATTGACTCCATGATTCCCATTGGACGTGGACAACGTGAGCTTATCATTGGTGACCGTCAAACAGGTAAAACAGCGATTGCTGTCGATACGATTATCAATCAAAAAGGCAATGGTGTGAAATGTGTTTATGTCGCTATTGGACAAAAATACTCGACTATTGCTCAGGTTGTTGAAAAATTACGCCGCGCAGGAGCTCTTGAGTATACAACGATTGTTGTTGCGGGCGCTTCTGAAGCAGCAACTCTTCAGTTTATGGCGCCTTATACAGGCTGTACTATTGGTGAGTATTTCCGTGATCGCGGTGAACACGCGGTTGTTTTCTATGATGACTTAACAAAACATGCGCAAGCATATCGTGAGTTATCTTTGTTACTTCGCAGACCGCCAGGTCGTGAAGCGTATCCTGGGGATGTTTTTTATCTTCACAGCCGTCTTCTTGAACGTGCTTGTAAATTAAATGATGAGCTCGGTGCAGGAAGTCTAACAGCATTTCCAATTATCGAAACTCAAGCAAATGACATTTCTGCATATATTCCGACAAACGTAATTTCTATTACGGATGGACAAATCTTCCTTGAAGCCGACTTATTTAATGCAGGTATGCGTCCTGCTGTGAATGCGGGTCTTTCAGTTTCCCGTGTGGGTGGCGCTGCTCAAACAGCTGCTATGAAGCAAGTGGCAGGAAACCTTCGTCTTGAGTTGGCTCAATATCGTGAGTTAGCTGCATTTGCGCAATTTGGTTCCGATCTTGATGCTGCTACGCGTAAGCAAATCAGCCGTGGGCAAAGATTAACCGAACTGCTTAAGCAAGCTCAATATTCTCCATTGCCTATGGAAAAACAAGTTCTTACGATTTTCGCGGCAATTAATGGCTATTTAGACAATATTGAAGTGCGTTTTGTAGGTGCTTTTGAACGTCAAATGCTTAATTATTTTGAAGCTACACATAAGAAAATTTTAGATGAAATTGCATCCGGTAAGAAGATGAACAACGAGTTGCAAGCGGAAATTAAAAAAGCCCTTGACGATTTCGCAAAGAGGTTTGAGCCAAATGCCAGCAAGTCTTAA
- a CDS encoding F0F1 ATP synthase subunit gamma, translating into MPASLKDLRSKIKSVKGTQQITKAMKLVSAAKFGRAQHNVVNSRPYAHSLAQLTSKIAGVLNGGCNHPLMNASSSKVAAVLVISSERGLCGGYNANVTKQAIKTISELESEGFKVAAVCIGKKALQILSRRRKLQLKSKDEPLYLTENDYFNNPQVLVSENGLASITTQFDKPTHAMATRLSNAFAQLYSDGKIGKFVVVYNKFQSAMSQTPTSDVVLPLHIGATSIEAEPIFEPEVDELLSLVVPRYMASRLFQTLLEAIASEHGARMTAMDNATRNAKEMERKLQITYQRARQAAITKELIEIISGAEAL; encoded by the coding sequence ATGCCAGCAAGTCTTAAGGATCTTCGCAGTAAAATAAAGAGTGTTAAAGGCACTCAGCAAATTACAAAAGCCATGAAGTTAGTTTCTGCTGCGAAGTTTGGACGTGCGCAGCACAATGTGGTGAATTCAAGACCTTATGCTCATTCACTCGCACAGTTAACTTCTAAAATTGCAGGAGTTCTAAACGGTGGATGCAATCATCCGCTTATGAACGCATCTTCTTCGAAAGTGGCTGCGGTACTCGTTATTTCGTCAGAACGAGGTCTTTGTGGTGGTTATAATGCCAATGTGACTAAGCAAGCAATTAAAACAATTTCAGAACTCGAGTCTGAAGGTTTTAAAGTTGCGGCAGTGTGTATAGGCAAAAAAGCATTACAAATATTAAGCCGTAGACGTAAACTTCAATTAAAAAGCAAAGACGAGCCTCTTTATCTGACTGAAAATGATTATTTTAATAATCCGCAAGTTTTAGTTTCAGAAAACGGGCTTGCTTCTATCACGACACAATTTGATAAACCAACCCATGCTATGGCTACACGTTTATCTAATGCTTTTGCTCAACTTTACTCAGATGGTAAAATTGGAAAATTTGTTGTTGTATATAATAAGTTCCAGTCTGCTATGTCTCAAACTCCAACCTCTGATGTCGTGTTGCCTCTTCATATTGGAGCTACTTCCATTGAAGCTGAGCCCATTTTTGAGCCTGAAGTGGATGAGTTGCTTTCATTAGTTGTTCCTCGTTATATGGCTTCAAGATTATTCCAAACGCTTCTTGAGGCTATTGCTAGTGAGCACGGTGCACGAATGACCGCAATGGATAATGCCACGAGAAATGCTAAGGAAATGGAGCGCAAACTCCAAATTACTTACCAACGAGCTCGACAAGCGGCAATTACTAAGGAACTTATTGAAATTATAAGCGGTGCTGAGGCATTGTAA
- the atpD gene encoding F0F1 ATP synthase subunit beta: MSGLGKIIRVMGPVVDVQFSHGNLPEIYYALRTTNTSINNENENLVLEVAQHLGENTVRTIAMDSTEGLCRGVAVRNTGEQISVPVGDAVLGRILNVVGEPIDGKGAVPSEHHYPIHRKAPDFTRQSTKLEMLETGIKVVDLLAPYQKGGKIGLFGGAGVGKTVLIMELINNIAKQHGGYSVFAGVGERTREGNDLYHEMKDSGVLDKVALVYGQMNEPPGARARVALSGLSVAEYFRDEQNQDVLFFVDNIFRFTQAGAEISALLGRIPSAVGYQPNLATEMGDLQERITSTNTGSITSVQAIYVPADDYTDPAPATAFAHLDATTNLDRSLTEKGIYPAVHPLNSTSRILDPQIVGDEHYNTARKVQQILQSYKELQDIIAILGMDELSEEDKLVVARARRIERFLSQPFHVAEVFTGNPGCYVKVADTVRSFKELCEGKWDHLPESAFYMVGSIDEAVEKAKKMGVSV, encoded by the coding sequence ATGTCAGGATTAGGAAAAATTATTCGAGTTATGGGACCAGTCGTTGACGTGCAATTTTCGCATGGAAACCTTCCTGAAATTTATTACGCATTACGTACAACAAATACTTCTATTAATAATGAAAATGAAAATCTTGTATTAGAGGTTGCTCAACATCTCGGTGAAAATACAGTCAGAACAATTGCAATGGATTCAACAGAAGGTCTTTGCCGTGGTGTTGCCGTGCGCAATACAGGTGAGCAAATTTCTGTGCCCGTTGGAGACGCCGTTCTTGGTCGTATTTTAAACGTTGTTGGTGAACCTATTGATGGTAAGGGTGCTGTTCCTTCTGAACACCACTATCCTATCCATCGTAAGGCTCCTGATTTCACACGCCAAAGTACAAAACTCGAAATGCTAGAAACAGGCATTAAAGTTGTGGATCTCTTAGCGCCTTATCAAAAAGGTGGTAAAATTGGACTTTTTGGTGGTGCGGGCGTTGGTAAAACAGTTCTTATTATGGAATTAATTAACAACATTGCGAAGCAACACGGTGGTTACTCTGTATTTGCGGGTGTTGGTGAGCGTACGCGTGAAGGAAATGACCTTTATCATGAAATGAAGGATTCCGGAGTTCTAGATAAAGTGGCGCTTGTCTACGGACAAATGAACGAACCGCCAGGAGCGCGTGCGCGCGTTGCCCTTTCGGGTCTTTCTGTTGCAGAATATTTCCGCGATGAACAAAATCAAGACGTGCTCTTTTTCGTAGATAATATCTTCCGTTTTACTCAAGCGGGTGCTGAAATTTCTGCTTTATTAGGTCGTATTCCTTCTGCGGTGGGTTACCAACCCAACTTAGCAACCGAAATGGGTGATCTTCAAGAGCGTATTACTTCGACAAATACAGGTTCTATTACATCTGTTCAGGCTATTTATGTTCCTGCAGATGACTATACAGACCCTGCTCCTGCAACTGCATTTGCGCACCTTGACGCTACGACAAACTTGGATCGTTCCTTAACAGAAAAAGGGATTTATCCTGCCGTGCATCCTTTGAACTCGACAAGTCGTATTCTTGATCCGCAAATTGTAGGTGATGAACACTACAATACCGCTCGTAAAGTTCAGCAAATTTTACAAAGTTACAAAGAATTACAAGATATTATTGCTATTCTTGGTATGGATGAGCTTTCTGAAGAAGACAAACTTGTTGTGGCAAGAGCGCGTCGTATTGAGCGTTTCCTTTCTCAGCCTTTCCATGTTGCTGAAGTCTTTACAGGAAATCCAGGATGCTATGTTAAAGTTGCAGACACCGTACGCAGTTTTAAAGAACTGTGTGAAGGAAAATGGGATCATCTTCCTGAGTCCGCATTTTATATGGTTGGAAGTATTGACGAAGCTGTAGAAAAAGCGAAGAAAATGGGCGTTTCTGTCTAA
- the atpC gene encoding ATP synthase F1 subunit epsilon: protein MVETKGNMRVVILTPNKRLLDLSGVTELYLPIENGVIGVLPGHAPMVSAVGTGVVIYTLNDSSGFFKVAGGVAEITGGSVNLLVDVGEEASQIDFDRAQKSLERAQGRLSDKASENIDVKRAEAARLRALARLEAAELYRGKNSQDKKSV, encoded by the coding sequence ATGGTCGAAACAAAAGGCAATATGAGAGTTGTTATTTTAACTCCCAATAAACGTCTCCTCGATCTATCGGGTGTGACCGAGCTTTACCTACCGATTGAGAATGGTGTTATTGGGGTTTTGCCTGGCCATGCTCCTATGGTTTCTGCAGTAGGAACAGGAGTTGTTATTTATACACTAAATGACAGTTCAGGCTTTTTTAAAGTTGCTGGTGGAGTTGCTGAAATTACCGGTGGCTCTGTGAACTTATTAGTTGATGTCGGTGAAGAAGCTTCTCAGATTGACTTTGATAGAGCTCAAAAATCTCTTGAAAGAGCGCAAGGAAGACTTTCTGATAAAGCATCAGAAAATATCGACGTAAAAAGAGCGGAAGCAGCGCGTCTCAGAGCACTTGCGCGTCTTGAAGCTGCAGAATTGTATCGTGGTAAAAATTCCCAAGATAAGAAATCTGTATAA